TCGTCCAGGACGATCAGCTCGGGCTCGTGCAGGAGCGCGGCCGCCAGCTGCGCCTTCTGGGCGTTGCCCTTGGAGAGCGCCTGCGCGGGCTTCTCCGCCCAGGGCCCCAGGCCGAGACGGTCGATCCAGGCGTCGGCGCGCCGGAGCGCCTCGGCCCGGGGAAGGCCGGCCAGCTCGCCGAAGAAGAGGAGCTGCTCGCGCACGCGCATGCGCGGGTAGAGCCCGTGCTCCTCGGGCAGGTAGCCCAGGAGGCGCGCGGGCAGCTCCCCCGCCGGCCGCCCGCGGAAGAGGACGCGGCCGGCGTCGGGGGAGAGGATGTTCGGCACGATGCGCAGGGTGGTGGTCTTGCCGGCTCCGTTGGGCCCGATGATGCCGAAGGCGGTGCCGGCGGGCACCTGGAAGCTCACTTCGCGCACCGCCCGGACGGGGCCGAAGGACTTTCTGAGGCCCTCCACCCGAAGTCCGGCCGGCTCTGCCGACTCCAGCGCCCTCGCCCTCCCTTCCCGAGGCTCAACGCCGGGCCGCCCGCCCGCCGGCGCTCGCCTTCTGCGCGGTCGGGAGGCCGCTGACGTACGGGTTGTCACGGATCCAGAAACGCCAGGGGCGCAGGCGCCACTCGCCCGCGTAGTCGATGCCCACGCGGACGCCCGTGGCGATGCGCTCGGCCGGCACGGGCGCCCGCCCGCGGTGGAGGCGGAGCGGTGACTCCGGCCGCCAGAGGGGCAAGCCGTACTGCGCGCCGGTGATGGCCAGCGCCTGGCAGAGGCGCCCCGGCCCGGCGGTGAGCGCGCGCTCGGCGGCCGGCCCGGAGGCGGCGGGGAGGGGCGCCCTTCTCCGCCGGCGCATCAGATCGAGCCCCCGGAGCGGTTCCAGCGCCCTCACCAGCACCGCCTCCGGCTTGTTCCCCGGGCCCGCCACCACGTTGAAGCACCAGTGCATGCCGTAGACGGAGAAGATGTAGGCGTGGCCGGGCGGTCCGAACATGACCTCGGTCCGCGCCGTCCGCCGTCCTCCCCAGGAGTGGGCGGCGCGGTCCTCGGGACCCGCGTAGGCCTCCACCTCCACGACCAGGCCCGAGGCCAGGCCCTCCGGGCTCTCGTGGACCAGCTCCAGGCCGAGCAGCGCCGGGGCCAGCTCCACCGCCGGCCGGTCGAAGAAGCCCGGCTCCGGCAGGGGACCCGGCGCCTCCGGCCCTTCGCGTTCCCCCTCCAGTCGCCTCCACCTCCGTCCCCGGGCGCCGGCCCCTCCCCCGGGGCGCGGCG
This portion of the Bacillota bacterium genome encodes:
- a CDS encoding DNA-3-methyladenine glycosylase, whose product is MSACRGPPASAWAAGGRRTATGPCTTLQVWRRRRAPKVASRPPRPGGGAGARGRRWRRLEGEREGPEAPGPLPEPGFFDRPAVELAPALLGLELVHESPEGLASGLVVEVEAYAGPEDRAAHSWGGRRTARTEVMFGPPGHAYIFSVYGMHWCFNVVAGPGNKPEAVLVRALEPLRGLDLMRRRRRAPLPAASGPAAERALTAGPGRLCQALAITGAQYGLPLWRPESPLRLHRGRAPVPAERIATGVRVGIDYAGEWRLRPWRFWIRDNPYVSGLPTAQKASAGGRAARR